tgttataTTCTGTTATATCGTTCCACACATTAAACTGCAAAAGAGAAGGAGTAGGAGTACAATAATCAGTCAAAGCCTGTACTTGTTAAAACAGTGAGCATGCTATTTTAAATTTATAGCAGATCTGAATAGTAAAACTATCAATAGGGCTTCAGGGAGGtctttatttaacattttaaaaaagatttACAAAACATTCAAACAAGTACAGCAGTGCCACAGGCTGATTGCCTCCATGTCACACTGCATTGATGCAGGACTTCATGCAAGAGGAACACCAATCAAATATTAAGTGCACATACATGAATATACCTTTCAGGGCAATAGAAAGGCAATATTTCTGTTGGGCTCGTGTTTTTTGAGATACTAAATTTTGGGTTTTCATAAtaatcacaataaaaaaaatgttttgaaatcTATATAATATATAGAAGTTTCACTTTTTCAACTCCTgaaatatattacattttttcaTAATATTCTAAGTTATTGAGATGCACCTTTATTTGTGCATCACCTCGGTATGTCTTGGGTCTCATTTTttttgacaatgtgtagtttaCTAGAAAATATTTTGTGTTATGTGTAGAAGTAGGTTGTGTGGACGGAAAATATACCAAGCAAGACATGACACTCATGTATTTGTCTTGTTGTTGATtacctgtgttctgtgtgactgTTTTGAGGTTGTACTGCCCACATGTGGAAAAGGAGAGGAGCTCTTTTCTCTGCATTTCACTGCCTTAGGTGAAAGGGGAGGTCTTAATTTTATTTAAGTTAaagttaattttatttatataaaaggtctgccccatttctttttctttttttgagctTTTCTCCATTTTACCaaatttatttcatatttattaTTGCACATTTATGTCCCCCTAAAAGAAGCCAATATACTTACCCATCACTTCCTGGGATTAAACATGAACTATCCAAGAGCAGCACACATTAACtgaataaaaaaggaaaacatttaaTCATAAAACACCCACACATGGTACCACAATGcaaaatgatgcagaaaaacagacaatttTGTAACAAACCGTCTTGTGATGAAACTGAAAGGAAACATGGGGGAGGGGGTAATGTTTCTCTGAGTTTAACATGGTGTCAAAAGTAAAACACAATGCACATCACCACCATCTGCCTGCagatgacacatttaaaaatcgAATCAGTAATTTCACTAAACAGTGACCTTAACGCACTTTTTACTGTGGTGTAAAGGACAAGCCCATACCCGAGTCACAGGCCTTAACATGTCAACTTGGAAATGGCGATATCAATAACAAAACAtatcataaaaaataaacacagaacttAAAATACTGAACATTAGCCTACTTTACCTTTGTATTTTGAGTACAGATGCTGACAGCGTTCTATTCTATGCATCTATAGTTGAACATGTAGGTCCCTGAGACTTGAGCTTCCAATGGCTGGGTGTCCACTAACAGAAAGCAACAGATAATGCCATTATGATACAGTAGCTGCTCTGTTGATCACTCTTTTATATTGCTGTCAGCTGTGAGAAAGTAGGCTAAAGTTTCAGTGTCTACTCAccccagagacacacaaagcatCATCAACATACGCACAAATCTAAACGTAGCAGAGGTCACAGTTGTGAAGAATTACCAAATGGACTTTTAAATGGTAACTGAGAAAAGAACACAATGGTCTGATTTAGCAGTGGTACAGTTCAGCTGGAATCTACACATATAACTCTACTTGACATAACACGTGTCAAATATTATTGCTTTGACTAAATGATAGTGAAACAAAGAAATATTTTACACAGGGACGACAGAAATGCTGCCTTGTAAGCCCACCGAAGTACTTACTGTTAGAACAAAGGAAAACATCTGGACCTTAGTGTGAATGAAAGATCAAACAGGCAGATGTTCAGCCAGCACCAATACAATAAAGACAGCCCTGCCCACTGTGTGTCGGAGGTCATACATGTACAGTATACCTCCGCAGTGAACAGACTGTTTATAAGTCCACAAGTCATTTTTACAGAAGCGTTTACTATGCCTAACGATTCATTCACTGGCTGAAGTCTGTTGAGCTTTTGCAGAGAACAGTGAGTCCAAACTCCACCCATTTTATATTCCATGCCAGTGAGGCACATACTTCAGGTCAACCAGGCCCATCAAGTTTACATGAATGTGCAAGCAGATTGGTATAAGTGAGTTAAATGTTCTAAACATTTCCAACTTCAAAAAGTATTATAGATATTTATCTGCCTGGAGGACCTCCGCAGAGCTCAGGGGACATACAGATGGCTACAAGACTAACTGTTAAGTCAGTTAATGAAGGCAAATAAAGAAGAACTTAATGTTTCAGGCAAGATTTTGATATGGACCCTCGAAAACTATGTTATGTAAGAGTGGCCACTTCCTCTGATTATCCTCATAGGTACGCTCCAACTCATAACGGCACAGATCCTCTATCATCCTACCATAGCAGAGAAAACAATTTAATGATCTGAGGGGATGAGAAAATATTTTGGTCATCAAAATGCTCATGTATACCAATATGGGTGCTTCAGAAAAAACTCCACGTCATGTACATGTAAAAAGGCCACAAAAGCAGGCCTGAAGAGGTCCAGTGAGATGCAGCTCAGTCTAATGAAATGATatctgatatgctgctttcaGTCCCGCCAGCGCCCCCGACTCCTCCTGTGATGACCCGGGTCTCGTGCATGGAGCTAGGAGTGTGGGCGTTGGTTTCATAGTGGCTGCTGGATGAGGAGACCAGAGCTGaactgctgctggctgtagATGCACTTTGCATGCTGCTCGTCAGATTATCCAAAAACATCGGAGGGCGATAGTGCTGAGCAGGAAAAACAAGTTGGTCAGGATTAACTTTATTTACTGTCAAGTTGCAATTTCAACAGTATTTTTAGTCATAAAGTCAATGTCACAACAAGCAACAGCAAGCTTATTTCAGATTATGGGTCAAACGTTTCTGTGGTCATACCTGGGGATCTGCTTGAATTAAGGAAAACAAATCCAGACCTTTAAAAtagaaaagcagagaaaataTTACATGGTTAACATTAACTTGTGCATAATGTAGATGGACATTTTGTGTAGTTCACTCACTCTGCATGTCGGTAGGGATGGTGGCCAGGGTGGATGGGTGGAAGGGGACTGCATAGTCAGCAAGTGTGGAGGTCAGATACGCTGGGTCCAGTGCCTGGACGTTTGACACGCGCACAGTGGGCTGGTAGGCCAACACGCTGAGGGAAAGCAGCAAACTGTTAGCATGCTTAAAGCTAACACATTAAGAAGCTTATACAAGCTCCAGGTCTCATCATTCTAGTAGAAAGCAAAATTAAGCTTTGCTCACCCCTTTGGATGCATCTCTTCGTTCTTGGAAATGTAAACACAGCGTTTCTTCAGTGGAGGGTCAGTGTCTTCTTCATCAGAGGAGGAGCTTTCCAGGGTCAAGTCAATCACATCTGCCTTCTTGGTGGTACTTGGATCAGTGGAATGGGGAACAACTGAGAGCTGGCGCAAAGGAgctgaggcaaaaaaaagaagtttaaaGGATATGAtctgtcttatttttttttttaattatatccAAGAAAACAATTATGTTTTCTACTGTCAATGTAAACTTTAAAACAAACTACCGGTAAATACAATTGTCCTTTTTTTAAGCTCAAATATGATTTCTATAAATTCACACATTTCAAAACTTGCCCTGGTGTCAAGATGATGTACTTACTCTCAATTTTAGGAACTGATTGTGAGGGGACCTTAACAGCTTCTTTCTTTGGTCTCATGGGGCACCATGTTCCATCCTCCTGGAACTTGATTTCATCCACATCCGAGCAGTCATTCAGGATCTCCAAAAATAAACTAAGTACAGAGTGACACACTTAAATCACTGGTACACAATAATTGCACACTAATTCATTACACAATCGCATCTCCAGCATATCATATGCCTGATTAGTAATTTCTTTAACTAACCCGTCAATGATGAGGCTTTCGTATGTAGCCTTTTTGTCACACACTGGACAGATCCAGGTAGGCTTCTTCTCATTCATCTGCAGGTAGAGTGCAGCGTCAAAACACTGCAGATGAGAACAGGTCACTGCTCTACATGGCACAGTCAGTCGCATCTTACCAAGCTGAAAGACAAAACATATCTGAAGTCAGCCTTCACAGAGGAATGGAAAAACAGATCCCATACACACTGCTGCGGTTGGTACACAAAGTACAAGAGCATGGGATCAGAAATAGTCACATGATAAGGATGCATGACCCCTGACAGAATTCCATAACAAAACTGAAATAGTTGATCACATACTACTATATGAATTACAGCCAATATAAGTTTATCATAATATCTGGTGTATGTGCCAAAATACACTTTTTGATTTAATTTAATAGCAGTAGGTTACAATATAtttagcacaaacacacaaaaacacatcactaCTTTGTAAAGATGATCTTTTTACCGGGCACATAAGTGATACTCGAAGGCTTGTGGTTGCAATCTCACTGTCTGGATCTGCTGTCAGCTTCTCTTTAACTggaacacagagagcagaagaaaatattttttgaaaaCCCAATTGAAAAGAAACCTTATTCCTCAATGAAGGCAGCCAACAGGAACACACTACAAAGGCTTTCGATTAAACAAATGCTTTTAATTACACTGATGTCCATATAGGAGAGATAGCACTGGTTTCCAAAATTGCAATTAAAGACACCTAATTTTTTAGCTATACATTTCTATTGGAGTACATGCTGTGAGAAATTAGTTTTCTGTAGTAGTAAACAGCACATGTAGAGAAACTAATTATTTGTGAAACCTGTTCTTCCTGAGTAACCTGCTTTCTTGTGTGCATAAAAATATGCTGCTGAGTACTTTTCAGGCCTGTGAGAACACAGCATAAAAACTGCTGCTCTTTTAGAGCACAGGTCTGACATGTAATTCCATAGTGTTTTCATGTAAGGTTACTTAGTGCTCTGGAGTGGTCTGGGTTTCGGATGCCCTTCATCCTCAGCCTCTGCAGAAGCAGTGGTGATGTCAGCTGCCTCACCAGGTACACAGACATGGAATAGGTCTGAAAAAATGTGAAACACCTTTTGATAATCAACACTAACATAAATGTTTCCTAAATATATGAATAACTCAACTATAAGAGAGAGTTCCAAATATTTTTTACTCACTTTTCCAATTTCTGGTGCCCATGTGACTGAAATCTGATTGGGTACTGCAGATGACAGTCTGACAAGAGAGGTAATGTTTAGGGGTCTTCCGGGTCTCTTCTGTTCCACACCATTTTTTGGTGGTGGTGCATAACCCTAAAAGGATAAACTGCTTAGTTAGTGTCTCATTGGTacaataattaacatgaattcACTTAAAATAAGAACTTACTGGTAATGGAAAAAGTTTCCCATTGACCTTTATACAAAGACTGTTGGGGTAATTGTCCTCTTGAGGGCAGCTTGTCTCTGATAAGCAGAACCTGACAacacaataagaaaaaaacattttggatCTTGTATAAGCTACATGCAAAACTTCATACAGAGTACTGACCTCAACATCTTAGGGTTAAGGCGAGATTACATggataaaggaaaaaaacattaaatgcatAACTTCTGTAGGCGTTTACATATATACAGGTTAGACAACTCACCTCAGCTGAATTTGAACCATGTAATCCCTTCTGCCACCTGGTAAAAAGTCTCTGTAAACAAACAAGGTTAATTAATTTCCTACTATAACATGTAAATGTGAACTGGTATGAAAATAAAGTTCTGTGAAAAACAatgtttgttacagaaactgtCAAATAACATACCTAATGAAAAAACACCTACCGTGAAATGCATACTTCTCGAACTTGCTGTGGTGTCAGGGCAAAGACAAAATACTTTTCTTGGTGGTACCTCTGCGCAGTACTCACTCCTGCAAGCACAAATAATTCATTTTCACTAACTTTAGAAAGTGTTTTAGTTTAAAACTGGTACCTTGGCTTGTATGAACACAATGAATGCATTGagaagtttgttttttattggtAAAAATATAGATAATCAAGCGCATAAAAGAGGAAAACATGTGACAGACCCAAGCTTGAAGGTTTGATTAAAACATCCAGCACATCATAGAAGGGCAGGGACTTCATCTGAACATCAGGGTGGACGGGGGGGATGAGGGGGGCCGGCTGCTGAATATTCATGCTGGTTTCGATGTGGTGCCACACAGCTGTTTTACCAGTCAACAAGGTGAAGTTGTCTGTGTTACAGGACTGAGCCCTGATAACAATGACAACAATATTGAATATAGTTAGACCTAATCAGCAGAGAGCAACAGTAACTTTTTGTGACTCTCATCAATCAATGGCACAGGAAAAACATTGGTGATAGGCACTGATACcgaacagcagcaacaacaaaacacacaagagaaGCTCAATCAATATTTTTTACTTCCATAACTTTTGATGACTTAAATTAGATCCCAGGGCTTTAAAGTAAGATTATACATTTTAATTTCCTCTCTTTTCTATGATTGTGGGGATCCAGGAGGAGCATCAAATGTTTATTCACTGTTCACAACTGACAACAGCGGGTGCCTCTTGTGATCTGCTCATCTGCAGTATAACACATTATCATTGACCTAGTATTCTGCTTATTCCTATAACAGTAACCTGATGATATGCCACTATGCTGGCTGTGTTTTTGTCCAACCGAGGGGCAGGGGCGGGTCTTCAGCTCATAAGCATTCATGTCAGCTGTTATTCCAGTACACAACAGAACTACCCGTTTATTATCGAGGCCCACGCTTTACAGGACTTGTCACAGACTAAGCACACAATCACAAAATAAGAAGCTAACGTAAACAATTATCACATCAGACTCAATCTCGATATTTTATACGGAACAAATTAATTCAGATCAAATTAATTCAGATCTGAATTATCGCATTAAAATGTTCTTTACAGACATTATAAAGAGTACATTATTGAATAAACTCAGCGCAGTTTCGTGAAATTATCATATTTAGGAGCCTCGCGTTAACTGGGTGTATCCTCGTGGTATTAGCgatctgttgttgttttcctacaTGAACACTGATGTCGCTTTAAGatttaaacaaattaaaacTCGTACCTGCTCAGATAATTACAGCTTTATTACGTAGGAGGCAACATTGTTACAACAACAATCTGTTTTCAAATACTTTCCAGATAATAATAGACCTATCAGCGACTGGCTATTTAGAAACTGTTAGCATTAATGCTAAATGCTGAAACGTAAACGATCTGATTTGATAATGTACATGTTTGCCTTGCAGTGTCCTCACAGTCCAACAACTGGCACCACGTGTTAACTTATATACTCGCTGCAATTCATGGTtgcatgttgttttgttgacGGACGTCAGTGACAATCGGTGTTTTTCTTTTCGCTTACCCGAGACTCTCCATTCTCCGCCATCTTGTTGTTCCGGTCATTCCGCCCAGCGCGACTACTTCCAGGTGACTTGCCGTGGACGTCCACTactgtgctgtatgtgtgtgacccTCATCAACAAAAAAGTGACTTTACCCCAGCATCTTGGTTtcataaaaaacacagttttccaACTTAACATAtgaaaaatgtttatatttttatctgTGACACTGGTTCATAATAGGGTATTGTAAATTACTGAAAACGTCACCTGATAAAGTAAATAGTAGAAGTTTTGCATAATTATATTCACTGTACACTGTTACAAATAACGTAATGTTTCACCCTGCACATGTGATCTGTTTTGTAGTCTCATTACCTGCTGCCACTCACCAAAatatgaacatttttaaaatccATACAATAAGTCTTATTGTATATTGTTTACCCATAAGAAATAAGATAATAAATAAGAACCCATTAAATCATTCTACATAATTTTAGTTTGTGAATTTATGCACAAGGCAATATTTGTTAACCTCCCACAAAGAACCCACAGCTATGCTGCAGCAATATCCTTTATCCTACAAACCAGTAGCCACATCatatcttcttcttcctcccctggCTGCTGTTATAGCAGGATGACAAATTACAAGCACTACTAGGTGCCCGGTCCCTTATAGCTGACAGTGTAAGccagcagaaagagagaaaacatttaATCAGTGAGAAAGAAGCAGGGGAAACAGTGAAGAAAAAGAcacataataaaatacaatatgtTTGCAAGTCCACTGAAgaaaatcagtttttttagcaCTGTTGTTGTGatcttttaaatattatatacaAAAAATAATGTATAGAGATTTTATCATTACTGATACTGTTGCTATGTCATATGTAAAAATGTCTGACACTTCCTAAAACAATTTAGGCAAAATCAACAACACCGTGTAGGCTTATTGTTATCACGTTAATCCATTTCGTTTTCAACAGATTCTGTCACAGAAAACTTGCAGGTTTCTCTTAATTTCGATGTGACAGATCTGACAAGCTGTTGGCAGACCTGATCGTCTGTCccaggatcaggatcagacCCATATTGGCCGCGCTGTGTATTCTGGGAACACACAGTAATTTCAAGATGGCGGCGAGCAGGAGGCTGGCCAAGGTAAACCTCCCGATCTTGTTATTTTCAGATAATTTTTAATGTGTAAAGACGCATTGGCCGTTTGCGAACGCCCTCGTTCTTTACCTAAGCTCATATAAGACGATGTCGTTGAGTGAGGATACAATTTATAGATTGTCTTTAGCGGTATACTAAATAAAAAAGAGAGGTCACTACTGGCCACCTAGCCGACCAAATATTAACGTTAAACAGTAGAACACCGGCAAATTAGGCCAGAGAGTCCCGACTCAGTTTACCAAACACGACCGAGGGGCCAATGTTTGGGTTTGTGTCGGATGTTGGACGTCAGGTTGACACGGCTTTTGTAGCCGAGGGAGTGCGTTTAGTTGCGGCTGCCGTAAGACCGTGTGCGGCGTAAGGCATTTGCTAATCAGCTAAATTGCTATCCCCAGATCTTAGCCGCTGTCAGCTAGCTAGCCAGTGACTCCGCTAATCAGAGTTAGCCGGACCTGGAGTTCGTGTTTAGAGTATAAGTGGGCGTTAGCCATTATTGTGTTTGCTAAAGTGAAGTAAATGTTGGTTTGGGTTTGTAACGTGGTAGTATCATTTTTGTGTAAGATCTGTGTGAACCCGTGTTAAacgtgcatgcatgtgtttagACTCTGCCAAACTGATTTCCTTCTTTTCGCCAAATGACCACGGTATTTAGAATTCCCCGTGGAAATAGATAGGTACTTTCAGTTGTGTCTGGCGTCGACGAGACAAAAGTGAAACTACATAGAACAAGAGACAGTTTAGCTCTTACGATATGTGATCACTACAGTCTCACTTTAACTAACTTGGAAAGCAAAAACGGTTTCAAACGTTGACGCTTCGACGCTCTTGACCGTTTACTAAATGTTGGATGACAGTTAGCTATACATTTTGTCATTTAGAGAATACACGGAACAAGGAAGCTTTTAGCTTAAGTGAAAGTAAAAGTCACGAGAAATGCCTTTACTTTTAGCCCATGAGGAGAG
The genomic region above belongs to Parambassis ranga chromosome 9, fParRan2.1, whole genome shotgun sequence and contains:
- the pias2 gene encoding E3 SUMO-protein ligase PIAS2, which produces MTGTTRWRRMESLGAQSCNTDNFTLLTGKTAVWHHIETSMNIQQPAPLIPPVHPDVQMKSLPFYDVLDVLIKPSSLGVSTAQRYHQEKYFVFALTPQQVREVCISRDFLPGGRRDYMVQIQLRFCLSETSCPQEDNYPNSLCIKVNGKLFPLPGYAPPPKNGVEQKRPGRPLNITSLVRLSSAVPNQISVTWAPEIGKTYSMSVYLVRQLTSPLLLQRLRMKGIRNPDHSRALIKEKLTADPDSEIATTSLRVSLMCPLGKMRLTVPCRAVTCSHLQCFDAALYLQMNEKKPTWICPVCDKKATYESLIIDGLFLEILNDCSDVDEIKFQEDGTWCPMRPKKEAVKVPSQSVPKIETPLRQLSVVPHSTDPSTTKKADVIDLTLESSSSDEEDTDPPLKKRCVYISKNEEMHPKGVLAYQPTVRVSNVQALDPAYLTSTLADYAVPFHPSTLATIPTDMQSLDLFSLIQADPQHYRPPMFLDNLTSSMQSASTASSSSALVSSSSSHYETNAHTPSSMHETRVITGGVGGAGGTESSISDIISLD